In Nocardia sp. NBC_00403, the DNA window ACGTGTGCGACCAGTTCGGGTTCGGCGCGAAACTATAGGAGTACAGCCGCGACGGAATGTCGCAAGCCGCACCGGGATAGGTGTTGTCGCGCCAGGTGCCGCCGATCGCCGTGCCGCGTTCGAAGATCGCGAAATCGCTGATCCCGTACTGCTTCAAGCGAATTGCGGTGCCGATGCCGGCGAACCCGCCGCCTATCACAGCGACGTCGAGGGTCTTGGTGCTCATTGTGCTCACGCCGCAGGCTCGTAGGTGAGTTCCTTCGACCAGGTCGGCTGCGGCCGCAGCAGCCGCTCGGGGACCCGGGCAGTGATCTTGACCAGCGCGTCGGCCACCAGATGGTAGGGATGATCGCGGTTGATCACCCAACCGCCATGCATCTTGACCAGCTGGTACATCGGCAGCCGTCGTGCGAATTCGCTACGCTCACCGACATTCGCGTAACGCTTGAGTGCGGCGTACAGCTTCTCCTCGTCGACACCCATCTCCACGATGTTGTCGCGCATCTTGTTCAGCAGCGGCACGTAGCTCAATACTCCGATGAGCAGCGAAGGCTTGGCCCAGCCACCGACCAGATCGACGAGCAGTTTACGCAGCGTGGCGTGGCCGAGCAGATCCATCACCGCGAAATCCACGGCGAGATGCCGTGATTCGTCGGCATTGATCTTCTTGAACACCTCCTGGCAGATCGGGTCCTCGATCTCGTCCATGATGAACTTGACCAGCGCGCCGTCCAGAGTCACCTCGAGCATCGGGATCACGGTGCCGAGGAACGACAACGACATGTCGTCGGAGTACTTGTCGAGGAAGTCGATGACCAGCTTGACGTTCACATTCGGCTGCGGGATCTTGTCACCGTCGAG includes these proteins:
- a CDS encoding ferritin-like domain-containing protein, with the protein product MATAMDFDDMLRKIKDRQWALADIDWDAPGAETISPELHAKLQPFMADLMWIENVGARGFAAMAKKAPTETLREIYRYFHAEEQKHANAELALMRRWGMLDGDKIPQPNVNVKLVIDFLDKYSDDMSLSFLGTVIPMLEVTLDGALVKFIMDEIEDPICQEVFKKINADESRHLAVDFAVMDLLGHATLRKLLVDLVGGWAKPSLLIGVLSYVPLLNKMRDNIVEMGVDEEKLYAALKRYANVGERSEFARRLPMYQLVKMHGGWVINRDHPYHLVADALVKITARVPERLLRPQPTWSKELTYEPAA